From one Brachypodium distachyon strain Bd21 chromosome 4, Brachypodium_distachyon_v3.0, whole genome shotgun sequence genomic stretch:
- the LOC104584816 gene encoding uncharacterized protein LOC104584816, whose protein sequence is MPEQRTATDRQQHLYLLFDDWDSGFSIRKVVSLSRRSGKQPLSSGSDKEGVEPVPEVFMHMQATRGYPDLFTSAFGTKIMVMDTDMDDGIPMIDVQEQALVYGPDPCNYYVFPIYFPVGDNKLFVLDVRTFDCYLRMPEDSEEPWGSYNLACPPFDRTDVSSYGVLPDGCILVSTTKSTFIFDTTKEEHLWKPYGNWVLPFTVRGHYDTSLGGFVGLSEDGYLYCSTMAASTGTGLDTGKTLHPSPDVKRTKNKLYTEGQHVSATLVHARGDSALWSVSPLITQGLVRSSSHGLMSSGCRRGLLRGMLWEAGPKAAAVCIV, encoded by the coding sequence ATGCCGGAGCAACGTACGGCAACGGATCGGCAGCAGCACCTTTACCTCTTGTTTGATGACTGGGACTCTGGATTCTCCATCCGCAAGGTGGTGAGCTTGTCGCGCAGATCAGGCAAACAGCCCTTATCGTCTGGCTCAGACAAAGAAGGCGTTGAGCCCGTGCCTGAAGTTTTCATGCACATGCAAGCGACGCGTGGGTATCCCGACTTGTTCACGTCAGCATTTGGCACCAAGATCATGGTGATGGATACCGACATGGATGATGGCATCCCAATGATCGACGTCCAGGAACAGGCCTTAGTCTATGGACCTGACCCCTGCAACTATTATGTTTTTCCAATCTACTTCCCCGTCGGCGACAATAAGCTATTTGTTCTGGATGTGCGCACATTTGATTGCTACCTCCGGATGCCGGAAGACAGTGAAGAACCGTGGGGGTCGTATAACCTCGCTTGTCCGCCATTCGACAGGACCGATGTCTCCTCCTATGGCGTGCTACCCGATGGATGCATCCTCGTCAGTACTACCAAGAGCACCTTCATCTTTGACACCACCAAGGAAGAGCATTTGTGGAAACCATACGGTAATTGGGTGTTGCCCTTCACTGTCCGTGGACACTATGACACCTCGCTGGGGGGCTTCGTCGGTCTCTCCGAAGATGGGTACCTCTACTGCAGCACCATGGCTGCCAGCACCGGGACTGGCCTCGACACTGGCAAAACATTGCACCCTTCCCCTGATGTCAAGCGCACCAAGAATAAGTTGTACACTGAGGGGCAGCATGTAAGTGCCACCCTTGTGCACGCCAGGGGAGATTCTGCCTTGTGGAGTGTGTCTCCGCTGATAACGCAAGGACTGGTCAGGAGCTCAAGTCATGGTTTGATGAGTTCAGGGTGCCGCCGGGGGCTACTGCGTGGGATGTTGTGGGAGGCGGGCCCCAAGGCGGCCGCTGTATGTATCGTCTGA